A stretch of Anas platyrhynchos isolate ZD024472 breed Pekin duck chromosome 29, IASCAAS_PekinDuck_T2T, whole genome shotgun sequence DNA encodes these proteins:
- the SLC1A6 gene encoding excitatory amino acid transporter 4 isoform X3, with amino-acid sequence MWMGRHLEKKAAQAEPCPGDRAAVPAMSEQSHVNSLFLNEDAAKRLSAEGRVQRFRQAVQKRAARAKKRMHSITAESAKSFFRRNAFVLFTIAAVLLGIILAFSLRPYQLTYRQIKYFSFPGELLMRMLQMLVLPLIVSSLITGMASLDGRASGKMGMRAVVYYMVTTIIAVFIGILMVIIIHPGKGSKDKLHREGRIEQVQTTDAFMDLVRNMFPPNLVEACFKQYKTQYSTRVFTRTVLHSSNVTAGVTTTPLPVPENFTGILENVTHALGTISEVLTFEEVIPIPGSANGVNALGLVVFSMCFGLVIGSMKQKGRALREFFNCLNEAIMRLVAIIIWYAPVGIMFLIAGKILEMDDLAVMGGQLGMYTLTVIVGLLIHALCILPLLYFIVTHRNPWVFIAGLLQALITALGTSSSSATLPITFRCLEENNGVDRRITRFVLPVGATINMDGTALYEALAAIFIAQVNNYELDFGQIITISITATAASIGAAGIPQAGLVTMVIVLTSVGLPTEDITLIIAVDWFLDRLRTTTNVLGDSLGAGIVEHLSRHELDAQDCELDYLSNFSRKH; translated from the exons ATGTGGATGGGGAGACATCTGGAGAAAAAAGCAG cacaggcagagccGTGCCCTGGGGATCGAGCGGCCGTGCCAGCCATGAGCGAGCAGAGCCACGTCAACAGCCTGTTCCTCAACGAGGATGCAGCCAAGAGGCTCAGTGCTGAGGGACGGGTCCAGAGGTTCCGGCAGGCGGTGCAGAAGCGGGCAGCACGGGCCAAGAAACGGATGCACAGCATCACCGCCGAGAGCGCCAAGAGCTTCTTCAGGAGAAATGCCTTCGTCCTCTTCACCATCGCTGCAGTCTTATTAG GGATCATCCTGGCATTTTCCCTTCGGCCCTACCAGCTGACCTATCGCCAGATCAAGTATTTCTCCttcccaggagagctgctgATGCGTATGCTCCAGATGCTGGTTCTTCCTCTCATTGTCTCTAGCTTGATTACAG GAATGGCCTCACTGGATGGCAGAGCCTCAGGGAAGATGGGGATGCGGGCTGTGGTCTACTACATGGTGACCACAATCATAGCAGTCTTCATTGGCATCCTCATGGTGATCATCATCCACCCAGGGAAAGGATCCAAGGACAAGCTTCACCGAGAAGGCAGAATTGAGCAAGTGCAGACCACAGATGCCTTCATGGATTTGGTGAG GAATATGTTCCCGCCCAACCTGGTAGAAGCCTGCTTCAAACAG TACAAGACGCAGTACAGCACCAGGGTCTTCACCAGAACCGTTCTCCACAGCAGCAATGTCACAGCAGGTGTGACAACCACTCCACTCCCTGTGCCTGAGAACTTCACTGGCATCCTGGAGAACGTCACTCATGCCCTGGGGACCATCTCCGAGGTGCTGACCTTTGAAGAAGTCATTCCCATCCCAGGCTCAGCCAATGGGGTGAACGCGCTGGGGCTGGTAGTGTTCTCCATGTGCTTCGGTTTGGTGATCGGCAGCATGAAGCAGAAGGGACGGGCCCTGCGGGAGTTCTTTAACTGCCTCAACGAAGCCATCATGAGGCTGGTGGCCATTATCATCTG GTATGCCCCAGTTGGGATCATGTTTTTAATTGCTGGCAAAATCCTGGAGATGGATGACCTTGCAGTGATGGGGGGCCAGCTGGGGATGTACACGCTCACTGTCATCGTTGGACTCCTCATCCATGCCCTCTGCATCCTGCCGCTGCTCTACTTTATCGTCACCCACAGGAACCCCTGGGTATTCATTGCAGGGCTTCTGCAGGCCCTCatcacagccctgggcacctcCTCAAG CTCAGCGACTCTGCCCATCACCTTCAGGTGTTTGGAAGAAAACAATGGTGTGGACAGGCGCATCACGAGGTTTGTTCTGCCTGTGGGAGCTACAATTAACATGGATGGCACTGCTCTGTACGAGGCCCTTGCAGCCATCTTCATTGCACAAGTCAACAACTATGAACTTGACTTCGGGCAGATCATCACAATAAG catCACTGCCACGGCAGCCAGCATTGGAGCCGCAGGTATTCCCCAGGCAGGACTGGTGACCATGGTCATAGTGTTGACATCAGTGGGGCTGCCTACAGAAGACATTACACTGATCATCGCTGTGGACTGGTTTCT agacCGCCTTAGAACGACCACCAATGTCCTGGGGGATTCTCTGGGTGCTGGCATTGTGGAGCATCTCTCCCGGCACGAGCTGGATGCACAGGACTGCGAACTTG aCTATTTGTCCAACTTCTCAAGAAAGCATTGA
- the SLC1A6 gene encoding excitatory amino acid transporter 4 isoform X6, translating to MSEQSHVNSLFLNEDAAKRLSAEGRVQRFRQAVQKRAARAKKRMHSITAESAKSFFRRNAFVLFTIAAVLLGIILAFSLRPYQLTYRQIKYFSFPGELLMRMLQMLVLPLIVSSLITGMASLDGRASGKMGMRAVVYYMVTTIIAVFIGILMVIIIHPGKGSKDKLHREGRIEQVQTTDAFMDLVRNMFPPNLVEACFKQYKTQYSTRVFTRTVLHSSNVTAGVTTTPLPVPENFTGILENVTHALGTISEVLTFEEVIPIPGSANGVNALGLVVFSMCFGLVIGSMKQKGRALREFFNCLNEAIMRLVAIIIWYAPVGIMFLIAGKILEMDDLAVMGGQLGMYTLTVIVGLLIHALCILPLLYFIVTHRNPWVFIAGLLQALITALGTSSSSATLPITFRCLEENNGVDRRITRFVLPVGATINMDGTALYEALAAIFIAQVNNYELDFGQIITISITATAASIGAAGIPQAGLVTMVIVLTSVGLPTEDITLIIAVDWFLDRLRTTTNVLGDSLGAGIVEHLSRHELDAQDCELDYLSNFSRKH from the exons ATGAGCGAGCAGAGCCACGTCAACAGCCTGTTCCTCAACGAGGATGCAGCCAAGAGGCTCAGTGCTGAGGGACGGGTCCAGAGGTTCCGGCAGGCGGTGCAGAAGCGGGCAGCACGGGCCAAGAAACGGATGCACAGCATCACCGCCGAGAGCGCCAAGAGCTTCTTCAGGAGAAATGCCTTCGTCCTCTTCACCATCGCTGCAGTCTTATTAG GGATCATCCTGGCATTTTCCCTTCGGCCCTACCAGCTGACCTATCGCCAGATCAAGTATTTCTCCttcccaggagagctgctgATGCGTATGCTCCAGATGCTGGTTCTTCCTCTCATTGTCTCTAGCTTGATTACAG GAATGGCCTCACTGGATGGCAGAGCCTCAGGGAAGATGGGGATGCGGGCTGTGGTCTACTACATGGTGACCACAATCATAGCAGTCTTCATTGGCATCCTCATGGTGATCATCATCCACCCAGGGAAAGGATCCAAGGACAAGCTTCACCGAGAAGGCAGAATTGAGCAAGTGCAGACCACAGATGCCTTCATGGATTTGGTGAG GAATATGTTCCCGCCCAACCTGGTAGAAGCCTGCTTCAAACAG TACAAGACGCAGTACAGCACCAGGGTCTTCACCAGAACCGTTCTCCACAGCAGCAATGTCACAGCAGGTGTGACAACCACTCCACTCCCTGTGCCTGAGAACTTCACTGGCATCCTGGAGAACGTCACTCATGCCCTGGGGACCATCTCCGAGGTGCTGACCTTTGAAGAAGTCATTCCCATCCCAGGCTCAGCCAATGGGGTGAACGCGCTGGGGCTGGTAGTGTTCTCCATGTGCTTCGGTTTGGTGATCGGCAGCATGAAGCAGAAGGGACGGGCCCTGCGGGAGTTCTTTAACTGCCTCAACGAAGCCATCATGAGGCTGGTGGCCATTATCATCTG GTATGCCCCAGTTGGGATCATGTTTTTAATTGCTGGCAAAATCCTGGAGATGGATGACCTTGCAGTGATGGGGGGCCAGCTGGGGATGTACACGCTCACTGTCATCGTTGGACTCCTCATCCATGCCCTCTGCATCCTGCCGCTGCTCTACTTTATCGTCACCCACAGGAACCCCTGGGTATTCATTGCAGGGCTTCTGCAGGCCCTCatcacagccctgggcacctcCTCAAG CTCAGCGACTCTGCCCATCACCTTCAGGTGTTTGGAAGAAAACAATGGTGTGGACAGGCGCATCACGAGGTTTGTTCTGCCTGTGGGAGCTACAATTAACATGGATGGCACTGCTCTGTACGAGGCCCTTGCAGCCATCTTCATTGCACAAGTCAACAACTATGAACTTGACTTCGGGCAGATCATCACAATAAG catCACTGCCACGGCAGCCAGCATTGGAGCCGCAGGTATTCCCCAGGCAGGACTGGTGACCATGGTCATAGTGTTGACATCAGTGGGGCTGCCTACAGAAGACATTACACTGATCATCGCTGTGGACTGGTTTCT agacCGCCTTAGAACGACCACCAATGTCCTGGGGGATTCTCTGGGTGCTGGCATTGTGGAGCATCTCTCCCGGCACGAGCTGGATGCACAGGACTGCGAACTTG aCTATTTGTCCAACTTCTCAAGAAAGCATTGA
- the SLC1A6 gene encoding excitatory amino acid transporter 4 isoform X7: MSEQSHVNSLFLNEDAAKRLSAEGRVQRFRQAVQKRAARAKKRMHSITAESAKSFFRRNAFVLFTIAAVLLGIILAFSLRPYQLTYRQIKYFSFPGELLMRMLQMLVLPLIVSSLITGMASLDGRASGKMGMRAVVYYMVTTIIAVFIGILMVIIIHPGKGSKDKLHREGRIEQVQTTDAFMDLVRNMFPPNLVEACFKQYKTQYSTRVFTRTVLHSSNVTAGVTTTPLPVPENFTGILENVTHALGTISEVLTFEEVIPIPGSANGVNALGLVVFSMCFGLVIGSMKQKGRALREFFNCLNEAIMRLVAIIIWYAPVGIMFLIAGKILEMDDLAVMGGQLGMYTLTVIVGLLIHALCILPLLYFIVTHRNPWVFIAGLLQALITALGTSSSSATLPITFRCLEENNGVDRRITRFVLPVGATINMDGTALYEALAAIFIAQVNNYELDFGQIITISITATAASIGAAGIPQAGLVTMVIVLTSVGLPTEDITLIIAVDWFLDRLRTTTNVLGDSLGAGIVEHLSRHELDAQDCELD; the protein is encoded by the exons ATGAGCGAGCAGAGCCACGTCAACAGCCTGTTCCTCAACGAGGATGCAGCCAAGAGGCTCAGTGCTGAGGGACGGGTCCAGAGGTTCCGGCAGGCGGTGCAGAAGCGGGCAGCACGGGCCAAGAAACGGATGCACAGCATCACCGCCGAGAGCGCCAAGAGCTTCTTCAGGAGAAATGCCTTCGTCCTCTTCACCATCGCTGCAGTCTTATTAG GGATCATCCTGGCATTTTCCCTTCGGCCCTACCAGCTGACCTATCGCCAGATCAAGTATTTCTCCttcccaggagagctgctgATGCGTATGCTCCAGATGCTGGTTCTTCCTCTCATTGTCTCTAGCTTGATTACAG GAATGGCCTCACTGGATGGCAGAGCCTCAGGGAAGATGGGGATGCGGGCTGTGGTCTACTACATGGTGACCACAATCATAGCAGTCTTCATTGGCATCCTCATGGTGATCATCATCCACCCAGGGAAAGGATCCAAGGACAAGCTTCACCGAGAAGGCAGAATTGAGCAAGTGCAGACCACAGATGCCTTCATGGATTTGGTGAG GAATATGTTCCCGCCCAACCTGGTAGAAGCCTGCTTCAAACAG TACAAGACGCAGTACAGCACCAGGGTCTTCACCAGAACCGTTCTCCACAGCAGCAATGTCACAGCAGGTGTGACAACCACTCCACTCCCTGTGCCTGAGAACTTCACTGGCATCCTGGAGAACGTCACTCATGCCCTGGGGACCATCTCCGAGGTGCTGACCTTTGAAGAAGTCATTCCCATCCCAGGCTCAGCCAATGGGGTGAACGCGCTGGGGCTGGTAGTGTTCTCCATGTGCTTCGGTTTGGTGATCGGCAGCATGAAGCAGAAGGGACGGGCCCTGCGGGAGTTCTTTAACTGCCTCAACGAAGCCATCATGAGGCTGGTGGCCATTATCATCTG GTATGCCCCAGTTGGGATCATGTTTTTAATTGCTGGCAAAATCCTGGAGATGGATGACCTTGCAGTGATGGGGGGCCAGCTGGGGATGTACACGCTCACTGTCATCGTTGGACTCCTCATCCATGCCCTCTGCATCCTGCCGCTGCTCTACTTTATCGTCACCCACAGGAACCCCTGGGTATTCATTGCAGGGCTTCTGCAGGCCCTCatcacagccctgggcacctcCTCAAG CTCAGCGACTCTGCCCATCACCTTCAGGTGTTTGGAAGAAAACAATGGTGTGGACAGGCGCATCACGAGGTTTGTTCTGCCTGTGGGAGCTACAATTAACATGGATGGCACTGCTCTGTACGAGGCCCTTGCAGCCATCTTCATTGCACAAGTCAACAACTATGAACTTGACTTCGGGCAGATCATCACAATAAG catCACTGCCACGGCAGCCAGCATTGGAGCCGCAGGTATTCCCCAGGCAGGACTGGTGACCATGGTCATAGTGTTGACATCAGTGGGGCTGCCTACAGAAGACATTACACTGATCATCGCTGTGGACTGGTTTCT agacCGCCTTAGAACGACCACCAATGTCCTGGGGGATTCTCTGGGTGCTGGCATTGTGGAGCATCTCTCCCGGCACGAGCTGGATGCACAGGACTGCGAACTTG ACTAA
- the SLC1A6 gene encoding excitatory amino acid transporter 4 isoform X5, giving the protein MWMGRHLEKKAAQAEPCPGDRAAVPAMSEQSHVNSLFLNEDAAKRLSAEGRVQRFRQAVQKRAARAKKRMHSITAESAKSFFRRNAFVLFTIAAVLLGIILAFSLRPYQLTYRQIKYFSFPGELLMRMLQMLVLPLIVSSLITGMASLDGRASGKMGMRAVVYYMVTTIIAVFIGILMVIIIHPGKGSKDKLHREGRIEQVQTTDAFMDLVRNMFPPNLVEACFKQYKTQYSTRVFTRTVLHSSNVTAGVTTTPLPVPENFTGILENVTHALGTISEVLTFEEVIPIPGSANGVNALGLVVFSMCFGLVIGSMKQKGRALREFFNCLNEAIMRLVAIIIWYAPVGIMFLIAGKILEMDDLAVMGGQLGMYTLTVIVGLLIHALCILPLLYFIVTHRNPWVFIAGLLQALITALGTSSSSATLPITFRCLEENNGVDRRITRFVLPVGATINMDGTALYEALAAIFIAQVNNYELDFGQIITISITATAASIGAAGIPQAGLVTMVIVLTSVGLPTEDITLIIAVDWFLDRLRTTTNVLGDSLGAGIVEHLSRHELDAQDCELD; this is encoded by the exons ATGTGGATGGGGAGACATCTGGAGAAAAAAGCAG cacaggcagagccGTGCCCTGGGGATCGAGCGGCCGTGCCAGCCATGAGCGAGCAGAGCCACGTCAACAGCCTGTTCCTCAACGAGGATGCAGCCAAGAGGCTCAGTGCTGAGGGACGGGTCCAGAGGTTCCGGCAGGCGGTGCAGAAGCGGGCAGCACGGGCCAAGAAACGGATGCACAGCATCACCGCCGAGAGCGCCAAGAGCTTCTTCAGGAGAAATGCCTTCGTCCTCTTCACCATCGCTGCAGTCTTATTAG GGATCATCCTGGCATTTTCCCTTCGGCCCTACCAGCTGACCTATCGCCAGATCAAGTATTTCTCCttcccaggagagctgctgATGCGTATGCTCCAGATGCTGGTTCTTCCTCTCATTGTCTCTAGCTTGATTACAG GAATGGCCTCACTGGATGGCAGAGCCTCAGGGAAGATGGGGATGCGGGCTGTGGTCTACTACATGGTGACCACAATCATAGCAGTCTTCATTGGCATCCTCATGGTGATCATCATCCACCCAGGGAAAGGATCCAAGGACAAGCTTCACCGAGAAGGCAGAATTGAGCAAGTGCAGACCACAGATGCCTTCATGGATTTGGTGAG GAATATGTTCCCGCCCAACCTGGTAGAAGCCTGCTTCAAACAG TACAAGACGCAGTACAGCACCAGGGTCTTCACCAGAACCGTTCTCCACAGCAGCAATGTCACAGCAGGTGTGACAACCACTCCACTCCCTGTGCCTGAGAACTTCACTGGCATCCTGGAGAACGTCACTCATGCCCTGGGGACCATCTCCGAGGTGCTGACCTTTGAAGAAGTCATTCCCATCCCAGGCTCAGCCAATGGGGTGAACGCGCTGGGGCTGGTAGTGTTCTCCATGTGCTTCGGTTTGGTGATCGGCAGCATGAAGCAGAAGGGACGGGCCCTGCGGGAGTTCTTTAACTGCCTCAACGAAGCCATCATGAGGCTGGTGGCCATTATCATCTG GTATGCCCCAGTTGGGATCATGTTTTTAATTGCTGGCAAAATCCTGGAGATGGATGACCTTGCAGTGATGGGGGGCCAGCTGGGGATGTACACGCTCACTGTCATCGTTGGACTCCTCATCCATGCCCTCTGCATCCTGCCGCTGCTCTACTTTATCGTCACCCACAGGAACCCCTGGGTATTCATTGCAGGGCTTCTGCAGGCCCTCatcacagccctgggcacctcCTCAAG CTCAGCGACTCTGCCCATCACCTTCAGGTGTTTGGAAGAAAACAATGGTGTGGACAGGCGCATCACGAGGTTTGTTCTGCCTGTGGGAGCTACAATTAACATGGATGGCACTGCTCTGTACGAGGCCCTTGCAGCCATCTTCATTGCACAAGTCAACAACTATGAACTTGACTTCGGGCAGATCATCACAATAAG catCACTGCCACGGCAGCCAGCATTGGAGCCGCAGGTATTCCCCAGGCAGGACTGGTGACCATGGTCATAGTGTTGACATCAGTGGGGCTGCCTACAGAAGACATTACACTGATCATCGCTGTGGACTGGTTTCT agacCGCCTTAGAACGACCACCAATGTCCTGGGGGATTCTCTGGGTGCTGGCATTGTGGAGCATCTCTCCCGGCACGAGCTGGATGCACAGGACTGCGAACTTG ACTAA
- the SLC1A6 gene encoding excitatory amino acid transporter 4 isoform X2, whose protein sequence is MQAEPCPGDRAAVPAMSEQSHVNSLFLNEDAAKRLSAEGRVQRFRQAVQKRAARAKKRMHSITAESAKSFFRRNAFVLFTIAAVLLGIILAFSLRPYQLTYRQIKYFSFPGELLMRMLQMLVLPLIVSSLITGMASLDGRASGKMGMRAVVYYMVTTIIAVFIGILMVIIIHPGKGSKDKLHREGRIEQVQTTDAFMDLVRNMFPPNLVEACFKQYKTQYSTRVFTRTVLHSSNVTAGVTTTPLPVPENFTGILENVTHALGTISEVLTFEEVIPIPGSANGVNALGLVVFSMCFGLVIGSMKQKGRALREFFNCLNEAIMRLVAIIIWYAPVGIMFLIAGKILEMDDLAVMGGQLGMYTLTVIVGLLIHALCILPLLYFIVTHRNPWVFIAGLLQALITALGTSSSSATLPITFRCLEENNGVDRRITRFVLPVGATINMDGTALYEALAAIFIAQVNNYELDFGQIITISITATAASIGAAGIPQAGLVTMVIVLTSVGLPTEDITLIIAVDWFLDRLRTTTNVLGDSLGAGIVEHLSRHELDAQDCELGNSVIEEKQQPSHLVCPQNDTLWHPRSETAL, encoded by the exons gcagagccGTGCCCTGGGGATCGAGCGGCCGTGCCAGCCATGAGCGAGCAGAGCCACGTCAACAGCCTGTTCCTCAACGAGGATGCAGCCAAGAGGCTCAGTGCTGAGGGACGGGTCCAGAGGTTCCGGCAGGCGGTGCAGAAGCGGGCAGCACGGGCCAAGAAACGGATGCACAGCATCACCGCCGAGAGCGCCAAGAGCTTCTTCAGGAGAAATGCCTTCGTCCTCTTCACCATCGCTGCAGTCTTATTAG GGATCATCCTGGCATTTTCCCTTCGGCCCTACCAGCTGACCTATCGCCAGATCAAGTATTTCTCCttcccaggagagctgctgATGCGTATGCTCCAGATGCTGGTTCTTCCTCTCATTGTCTCTAGCTTGATTACAG GAATGGCCTCACTGGATGGCAGAGCCTCAGGGAAGATGGGGATGCGGGCTGTGGTCTACTACATGGTGACCACAATCATAGCAGTCTTCATTGGCATCCTCATGGTGATCATCATCCACCCAGGGAAAGGATCCAAGGACAAGCTTCACCGAGAAGGCAGAATTGAGCAAGTGCAGACCACAGATGCCTTCATGGATTTGGTGAG GAATATGTTCCCGCCCAACCTGGTAGAAGCCTGCTTCAAACAG TACAAGACGCAGTACAGCACCAGGGTCTTCACCAGAACCGTTCTCCACAGCAGCAATGTCACAGCAGGTGTGACAACCACTCCACTCCCTGTGCCTGAGAACTTCACTGGCATCCTGGAGAACGTCACTCATGCCCTGGGGACCATCTCCGAGGTGCTGACCTTTGAAGAAGTCATTCCCATCCCAGGCTCAGCCAATGGGGTGAACGCGCTGGGGCTGGTAGTGTTCTCCATGTGCTTCGGTTTGGTGATCGGCAGCATGAAGCAGAAGGGACGGGCCCTGCGGGAGTTCTTTAACTGCCTCAACGAAGCCATCATGAGGCTGGTGGCCATTATCATCTG GTATGCCCCAGTTGGGATCATGTTTTTAATTGCTGGCAAAATCCTGGAGATGGATGACCTTGCAGTGATGGGGGGCCAGCTGGGGATGTACACGCTCACTGTCATCGTTGGACTCCTCATCCATGCCCTCTGCATCCTGCCGCTGCTCTACTTTATCGTCACCCACAGGAACCCCTGGGTATTCATTGCAGGGCTTCTGCAGGCCCTCatcacagccctgggcacctcCTCAAG CTCAGCGACTCTGCCCATCACCTTCAGGTGTTTGGAAGAAAACAATGGTGTGGACAGGCGCATCACGAGGTTTGTTCTGCCTGTGGGAGCTACAATTAACATGGATGGCACTGCTCTGTACGAGGCCCTTGCAGCCATCTTCATTGCACAAGTCAACAACTATGAACTTGACTTCGGGCAGATCATCACAATAAG catCACTGCCACGGCAGCCAGCATTGGAGCCGCAGGTATTCCCCAGGCAGGACTGGTGACCATGGTCATAGTGTTGACATCAGTGGGGCTGCCTACAGAAGACATTACACTGATCATCGCTGTGGACTGGTTTCT agacCGCCTTAGAACGACCACCAATGTCCTGGGGGATTCTCTGGGTGCTGGCATTGTGGAGCATCTCTCCCGGCACGAGCTGGATGCACAGGACTGCGAACTTGGTAATTCTGTGATAGAGGAGAAACAGCAGCCTTCCCACCTGGTCTGCCCACAGAACGACACCCTTTGGCACCCCAGAAGTGAGACAGCATTGTGA
- the SLC1A6 gene encoding excitatory amino acid transporter 4 isoform X4, whose protein sequence is MSEQSHVNSLFLNEDAAKRLSAEGRVQRFRQAVQKRAARAKKRMHSITAESAKSFFRRNAFVLFTIAAVLLGIILAFSLRPYQLTYRQIKYFSFPGELLMRMLQMLVLPLIVSSLITGMASLDGRASGKMGMRAVVYYMVTTIIAVFIGILMVIIIHPGKGSKDKLHREGRIEQVQTTDAFMDLVRNMFPPNLVEACFKQYKTQYSTRVFTRTVLHSSNVTAGVTTTPLPVPENFTGILENVTHALGTISEVLTFEEVIPIPGSANGVNALGLVVFSMCFGLVIGSMKQKGRALREFFNCLNEAIMRLVAIIIWYAPVGIMFLIAGKILEMDDLAVMGGQLGMYTLTVIVGLLIHALCILPLLYFIVTHRNPWVFIAGLLQALITALGTSSSSATLPITFRCLEENNGVDRRITRFVLPVGATINMDGTALYEALAAIFIAQVNNYELDFGQIITISITATAASIGAAGIPQAGLVTMVIVLTSVGLPTEDITLIIAVDWFLDRLRTTTNVLGDSLGAGIVEHLSRHELDAQDCELGNSVIEEKQQPSHLVCPQNDTLWHPRSETAL, encoded by the exons ATGAGCGAGCAGAGCCACGTCAACAGCCTGTTCCTCAACGAGGATGCAGCCAAGAGGCTCAGTGCTGAGGGACGGGTCCAGAGGTTCCGGCAGGCGGTGCAGAAGCGGGCAGCACGGGCCAAGAAACGGATGCACAGCATCACCGCCGAGAGCGCCAAGAGCTTCTTCAGGAGAAATGCCTTCGTCCTCTTCACCATCGCTGCAGTCTTATTAG GGATCATCCTGGCATTTTCCCTTCGGCCCTACCAGCTGACCTATCGCCAGATCAAGTATTTCTCCttcccaggagagctgctgATGCGTATGCTCCAGATGCTGGTTCTTCCTCTCATTGTCTCTAGCTTGATTACAG GAATGGCCTCACTGGATGGCAGAGCCTCAGGGAAGATGGGGATGCGGGCTGTGGTCTACTACATGGTGACCACAATCATAGCAGTCTTCATTGGCATCCTCATGGTGATCATCATCCACCCAGGGAAAGGATCCAAGGACAAGCTTCACCGAGAAGGCAGAATTGAGCAAGTGCAGACCACAGATGCCTTCATGGATTTGGTGAG GAATATGTTCCCGCCCAACCTGGTAGAAGCCTGCTTCAAACAG TACAAGACGCAGTACAGCACCAGGGTCTTCACCAGAACCGTTCTCCACAGCAGCAATGTCACAGCAGGTGTGACAACCACTCCACTCCCTGTGCCTGAGAACTTCACTGGCATCCTGGAGAACGTCACTCATGCCCTGGGGACCATCTCCGAGGTGCTGACCTTTGAAGAAGTCATTCCCATCCCAGGCTCAGCCAATGGGGTGAACGCGCTGGGGCTGGTAGTGTTCTCCATGTGCTTCGGTTTGGTGATCGGCAGCATGAAGCAGAAGGGACGGGCCCTGCGGGAGTTCTTTAACTGCCTCAACGAAGCCATCATGAGGCTGGTGGCCATTATCATCTG GTATGCCCCAGTTGGGATCATGTTTTTAATTGCTGGCAAAATCCTGGAGATGGATGACCTTGCAGTGATGGGGGGCCAGCTGGGGATGTACACGCTCACTGTCATCGTTGGACTCCTCATCCATGCCCTCTGCATCCTGCCGCTGCTCTACTTTATCGTCACCCACAGGAACCCCTGGGTATTCATTGCAGGGCTTCTGCAGGCCCTCatcacagccctgggcacctcCTCAAG CTCAGCGACTCTGCCCATCACCTTCAGGTGTTTGGAAGAAAACAATGGTGTGGACAGGCGCATCACGAGGTTTGTTCTGCCTGTGGGAGCTACAATTAACATGGATGGCACTGCTCTGTACGAGGCCCTTGCAGCCATCTTCATTGCACAAGTCAACAACTATGAACTTGACTTCGGGCAGATCATCACAATAAG catCACTGCCACGGCAGCCAGCATTGGAGCCGCAGGTATTCCCCAGGCAGGACTGGTGACCATGGTCATAGTGTTGACATCAGTGGGGCTGCCTACAGAAGACATTACACTGATCATCGCTGTGGACTGGTTTCT agacCGCCTTAGAACGACCACCAATGTCCTGGGGGATTCTCTGGGTGCTGGCATTGTGGAGCATCTCTCCCGGCACGAGCTGGATGCACAGGACTGCGAACTTGGTAATTCTGTGATAGAGGAGAAACAGCAGCCTTCCCACCTGGTCTGCCCACAGAACGACACCCTTTGGCACCCCAGAAGTGAGACAGCATTGTGA